In the Sphaerodactylus townsendi isolate TG3544 linkage group LG10, MPM_Stown_v2.3, whole genome shotgun sequence genome, one interval contains:
- the LOC125440163 gene encoding uncharacterized protein LOC125440163: protein MGGRRILGYSKIIILVVWGLVVPVESGWHDNEFHKIVRSMSTVANVSDCWVCSRGPSSSRQGWPIIPISTLTLVEWNNTEVWGTQDPGDIPGNRGSRFFTDPDQFLLARQWVWPPAPLCFQWHNQTKKGYIVVPIKEGYQSKTEKGGSLKTAYFQMSRIEVGNYPKCENTISLTEDKWSVCNETNPWVEWPFSCGKEEDRMGNRVIIFQNQKGMNSLIQLQLQAIEHNGNRLFGLPEGLYWICGRWAGKILPSVWNGTCTIGMLAMGEIRYYDTYQPLQTWDRQFGWARVKRAYDEALGYDPENTYLTEAERFGAILFPAVGVALNVKQIRRISAQLEILANVTSRGMWALQTETESLAQQLTQHKIALDYVLSKEGGLCFWLNTTCCHYVNASGEIEEDINKLHLVAKRVRSTYTPKGESWFSWLMDWISFPWLKNVFLFIVMEMVIGVMICICMQCLPLLSNCTRTTQSGKQELMALVTAESILTLEERQLDAEKHNEAMQCKP, encoded by the coding sequence ATGGGAGGAAGGAGGATTCTGGGATACAGTAAAATCATTATATTAGTGGTATGGGGTTTAGTAGTACCAGTGGAATCAGGATGGCATGACAATGAGTTTCATAAAATAGTAAGATCAATGTCAACAGTGGCAAATGTATCAGATTGTTGGGTGTGTTCCAGAGGGCCTTCATCTTCCCGACAAGGGTGGCCAATAATCCCAATAAGTACACTGACACTTGTAGAATGGAATAACACTGAAGTCTGGGGTACACAGGATCCAGGGGATATCCCGGGGAATAGGGGATCTAGATTCTTCACAGATCCTGATCAGTTTTTGTTAGCCAGACAGTGGGTATGGCCACCAGCCCCACTATGTTTTCAATGGCATAATCAAACAAAGAAAGGGTACATAGTAGTCCCCATAAAGGAAGGATATcaatcaaaaacagaaaaaggagggTCCTTAAAAACTGCTTATTTTCAAATGTCCAGAATAGAAGTAGGAAATTATCCTAAGTGTGAAAATACAATAAGTTTAACAGAAGATAAATGGTCTGTATGTAATGAAACTAATCCATGGGTAGAATGGCCGTTTTcatgtggaaaagaagaagataGAATGGGAAATCGAGTTATTATATTTCAGAATCAAAAAGGGATGAACAGCTTAATACAATTACAGCTACAGGCAATAGAACATAATGGAAATAGGTTGTTTGGGTTACCAGAAGGCCTGTATTGGAtatgtgggagatgggctggaaaGATATTGCCTTCTGTATGGAATGGCACATGTACAATAGGGATGTTAGCGATGGGAGAAATAAGGTACTATGATACCTATCAACCCCTTCAGACTTGGGACCGGCAGTTTGGATGGGCTAGGGTCAAACGGGCGTATGATGAGGCCCTGGGGTATGATCCAGAAAATACATACCTTACAGAAGCAGAAAGGTTTGGAGCAATATTATTCCCTGCTGTAGGAGTGGCATTAAATGTGAAACAGATTAGACGTATCTCTGCTCAATTGGAGATATTAGCAAATGTTACTTCAAGGGGAATGTGGGCCTTACAGACAGAGACAGAATCCTTAGCTCAACAGTTAACTCAGCATAAAATTGCGTTGGATTATGTTTTAAGTAAGGAAGGGGGATTGTGTTTCTGGTTAAATACAACATGTTGCCACTATGTAAATGCTTCAGGGGAAATTGAGGAAGATATAAATAAGTTACACTTAGTGGCAAAGAGAGTGCGTAGCACCTATACCCCAAAAGGGGAAAGCTGGTTCAGTTGGCTGATGGACTGGATTTCATTTCCATGGTTGAAAAATGTCTTTTTATTCATAGTTATGGAGATGGTGATTGGTGTAATGATATGTATCTGTATGCAATGCTTACCATTATTAAGTAACTGCACACGCACTACACAAAGTGGAAAACAGGAGTTGATGGCTCTAGTGACTGCTGAGAGTATACTCACTTTAGAAGAACGCCAGCTTGATGCAGAGAAGCACAATGAAGCTATGCAATGCAAGCCTTAG